The proteins below come from a single Sorghum bicolor cultivar BTx623 chromosome 4, Sorghum_bicolor_NCBIv3, whole genome shotgun sequence genomic window:
- the LOC8085186 gene encoding MDIS1-interacting receptor like kinase 1 has product MEARVTVLVLLVTVSSILYTGVGAGAGGGGDERAAMLTLKAGFVDSLGALADWTDGAKASPHCRWTGVRCNAAGLVDALDLSGKNLSGKVTEDVLRLPSLTVLNLSSNAFATTLPKSLAPLSNLQVFDVSQNSFEGAFPAGLGSCADLATVNASGNNFVGALPADLANATSLETIDLRGSFFSGDIPASYRSLTKLRFLGLSGNNITGKIPAELGELESLESLIIGYNALEGSIPPELGSLANLQYLDLAVGNLDGPIPAELGKLPALTALYLYQNNLEGKIPPEVGNISTLVFLDLSDNSLTGPIPDEVAQLSHLRLLNLMCNHLDGTVPATIGDLPSLEVLELWNNSLTGQLPASLGKSSPLQWVDVSSNSFTGPVPVGICDGKALAKLIMFNNGFTGGIPAGLASCASLVRVRMQSNRLTGTIPIGFGKLPSLQRLELAGNDLSGEIPSDLALSTSLSFIDVSHNHLQYSLPSSLFTIPTLQSFLASNNIISGELPDQFQDCPALAALDLSNNRLAGAIPSSLASCQRLVKLNLRHNRLTGEIPKSLAMMPAMAILDLSSNSLTGGIPENFGSSPALETLNLSYNNLTGPVPGNGLLRSINPDELAGNAGLCGGVLPPCFGSRDTGVASRAARGSARLKRVAVGWLAAMLAVVAAFTAVVAGRYAYRRWYAGGCCDDDESLGAESGAWPWRLTAFQRLGFTSADVVACVKEANVVGMGATGVVYRAELPRARAVIAVKKLWRPAPVDGDAAASEVTADVLKEVALLGRLRHRNIVRLLGYVHNDADAMMLYEFMPNGSLWEALHGPPEKRALLDWVSRYDVAAGVAQGLAYLHHDCHPPVIHRDIKSNNILLDADMEARIADFGLARALARTNESVSVVAGSYGYIAPEYGYTLKVDQKSDIYSYGVVLMELITGRRAVEAEFGEGQDIVGWVRDKIRSNTVEEHLDQNVGGRCAHVREEMLLVLRIAVLCTARAPRDRPSMRDVITMLGEAKPRRKSGSSGTTSGKDKDSAAPAAVAPAVVVDKDRPVFSTTPDSDYD; this is encoded by the exons ATGGAGGCCAGAGTGACGGTACTGGTTCTGCTAGTGACAGTGTCTTCCATCTTGTACACCGGAgttggcgccggcgccggcggcggtggcgacgAGCGGGCGGCGATGCTCACGCTAAAGGCGGGCTTCGTTGACTCGTTGGGTGCGCTCGCCGACTGGACGGATGGCGCCAAGGCCTCGCCGCATTGTAGATGGACGGGCGTCCGGTGCAACGCCGCCGGCCTCGTCGACGCGCTCGACCTCTCCGGGAAGAACCTGAGCGGCAAGGTCACGGAAGACGTGCTCCGGCTGCCGTCGCTCACCGTCCTCAACCTCTCCTCCAACGCGTTCGCCACCACGCTGCCCAAGTCCCTGGCGCCGCTGTCCAACCTCCAGGTGTTCGACGTGAGCCAGAACTCCTTCGAGGGCGCGTTCCCGGCCGGCCTGGGCTCCTGCGCTGACCTCGCCACCGTCAACGCCTCCGGCAACAACTTCGTCGGCGCGCTCCCCGCCGACCTCGCCAATGCCACGTCCCTCGAGACCATCGACCTGAGGGGCAGCTTCTTCAGCGGTGACATCCCGGCGTCTTACCGGAGCCTCACTAAGCTCAGGTTCCTGGGCCTCTCCGGCAACAACATCACCGGCAAGATCCCGGCGGAGCTCGGCGAGCTCGAGTCGCTCGAGAGCCTCATCATCGGCTACAATGCGCTGGAGGGAAGCATCCCGCCGGAGCTCGGCAGCCTCGCCAACCTCCAGTACCTGGACCTCGCCGTCGGCAACCTCGACGGGCCCATCCCAGCGGAGCTCGGCAAGCTTCCGGCGCTCACCGCGCTTTACCTTTACCAGAACAACCTCGAAGGCAAGATACCGCCGGAGGTCGGCAACATCTCGACGCTCGTCTTCCTCGACCTGTCCGACAACTCGCTCACGGGCCCGATCCCCGACGAGGTCGCGCAGCTGAGCCACCTCCGGCTGCTCAACCTCATGTGCAACCACCTCGACGGCACCGTGCCAGCGACCATCGGGGACTTGCCGAGCCTGGAGGTGCTCGAGCTGTGGAACAACTCCTTGACCGGGCAGCTTCCCGCGTCGCTCGGCAAGAGCTCGCCGCTGCAGTGGGTGGACGTGTCGTCGAACTCCTTCACTGGCCCCGTCCCGGTTGGGATCTGCGACGGCAAGGCGCTCGCCAAGCTGATCATGTTCAACAACGGCTTCACCGGCGGGATCCCGGCCGGGCTCGCGTCGTGCGCGTCGCTGGTGCGCGTGCGCATGCAGAGCAACCGGCTCACCGGCACGATCCCCATCGGGTTCGGCAAGCTGCCGTCGCTGCAGCGGCTCGAGCTCGCAGGCAACGACCTGTCCGGAGAGATCCCCAGCGACCTCGCTTTATCGACGTCTCTGTCGTTCATCGACGTATCTCACAACCACCTCCAATACTCGCTGCCGTCGAGCCTCTTCACGATCCCGACGCTGCAGAGCTTCTTGGCGTCCAACAACATCatctccggcgagctccccgaCCAGTTCCAGGACTGCCCGGCACTGGCGGCGCTGGACCTGTCGAACAACCGGCTCGCCGGCGCGATACCGTCCAGCCTCGCCTCATGCCAGAGGCTGGTCAAGCTGAACCTCAGGCACAACCGGCTCACGGGCGAGATACCCAAGTCACTCGCCATGATGCCCGCGATGGCCATCCTTGATCTGTCGAGCAACTCCTTGACCGGCGGCATACCGGAGAATTTCGGGAGCTCGCCGGCGCTGGAGACGCTCAACCTATCGTACAACAACCTCACGGGTCCCGTGCCCGGGAACGGTCTCCTGCGTTCCATCAACCCCGACGAGCTGGCGGGCAACGCCGGGCTGTGCGGCGGCGTGCTCCCGCCGTGCTTCGGGAGCCGCGACACGGGCGTGGCGTCGCGCGCTGCCCGCGGCAGCGCGCGCCTGAAGCGCGTCGCGGTGGGTTGGCTCGCGGCGATgctcgccgtcgtcgccgcGTTCACGGCGGTCGTCGCCGGGCGGTACGCGTACCGGCGGTGGTACGCGGGGGGTTGCTGCGACGACGACGAGAGCCTGGGCGCGGAGTCGGGCGCGTGGCCGTGGCGGCTGACGGCGTTCCAGCGGCTCGGGTTCACGAGCGCCGACGTGGTGGCGTGCGTGAAGGAGGCGAACGTGGTGGGCATGGGCGCGACCGGGGTGGTGTACAGGGCGGAgctcccgcgcgcgcgcgccgtgATCGCCGTGAAGAAGCTGTGGCGGCCGGCGCCGGTGGACGGCGACGCGGCGGCGAGCGAGGTGACCGCGGACGTGCTCAAGGAGGTGGCGCTCCTGGGGCGGCTCCGGCACCGGAACATCGTGCGGCTGCTCGGGTACGTGCACAACGACGCGGACGCCATGATGCTGTACGAGTTCATGCCCAACGGCAGCCTGTGGGAGGCGCTGCACGGCCCGCCGGAGAAGCGCGCGCTACTGGACTGGGTGTCCCGCTACGACGTCGCCGCCGGCGTGGCGCAGGGGCTGGCGTACCTCCACCACGACTGCCACCCGCCGGTGATCCACCGCGACATCAAGTCCAACAACATCCTCCTCGACGCCGACATGGAGGCCCGCATCGCCGACTTCGGCCTCGCCCGCGCACTGGCGCGCACCAACGAGTCCGTCTCCGTCGTCGCCGGCTCCTACGGCTACATCGCGCCAG AGTACGGGTACACGCTTAAGGTGGATCAGAAGAGCGACATCTACAGCTACGGCGTGGTGCTGATGGAGCTCATCACGGGCCGCCGGGCGGTGGAGGCGGAGTTCGGCGAGGGGCAGGACATCGTGGGGTGGGTGCGGGACAAGATCCGGAGCAACACGGTGGAGGAGCACCTGGACCAGAACGTCGGCGGCCGGTGCGCGCACGTCCGGGAGGAGATGCTGCTGGTGCTGCGCATCGCCGTGCTCTGCACGGCCAGGGCGCCGCGGGACCGGCCGTCCATGCGCGACGTGATCACCATGCTCGGCGAGGCCAAGCCGCGGCGCAAGAGCGGGAGCAGCGGCACCACCAGCGGCAAGGACAAGGACAGCGCCGCCCCTGCCGCCGTCGCCCCCGCCGTGGTGGTGGACAAGGACAGGCCGGTGTTCAGCACCACGCCGGATTCAGACTACGACTAG
- the LOC8066509 gene encoding sphinganine C4-monooxygenase 2, with amino-acid sequence MELVELLLSDEGLAVVVPIVVYWAYCGLHAMLGQSRHLAKYRLHPSSHEDSKNHVSKRQVISNVLTLQLVQVVMVTMVMMFKGKEESGSSSTKTISYLKLACQIMVGMVWFDLWQFGTHRVLHANRFLYRNLHSWHHRLVVTYSFGALYGHPLESFVTDTVGGTTAFLVSGMSPRASIFFFSLCTVKVIDNHCGMSLLPSWDRISIFNNAAYHDVHHQLRGGNCNYSQLFFVVWDRIFGTYMPFLIEEDKQGMLHVRAPGLDYRRGSNKQQ; translated from the exons ATGGAGCTAGTAGAGCTACTACTCTCTGACGAAGGTCTGGCCGTCGTGGTGCCCATCGTGGTGTATTGGGCGTACTGTGGCCTGCATGCAATGCTTGGCCAGTCCAGGCATCTGGCCAAATACAGGTTGCACCCAAGCAGCCATGAAGACAGCAAGAACCATGTGTCGAAGCGACAAGTCATCAGCAACGTCCTCACTCTGCAGCTCGTGCAGGTTGTCATGGTGACCATGGTGATGATGTTCAAG GGCAAAGAAGAGAGCGGCAGCAGCAGTACGAAGACGATCTCGTATCTGAAGTTAGCCTGCCAAATCATGGTGGGCATGGTCTGGTTCGACTTGTGGCAGTTTGGGACGCACCGAGTCCTCCACGCCAATAGGTTTCTCTACCGGAACCTCCACTCATGGCACCACCGTCTCGTGGTTACCTACTCCTTCGGAGCCCTATACGGACACCCTCTTGAGAGCTTCGTCACTGACACCGTCGGTGGCACGACCGCTTTCCTAGTGTCCGGCATGTCGCCGAGGGcttcgatcttcttcttctcgctCTGCACTGTCAAGGTCATCGACAACCACTGCGGCATGTCGCTGCTGCCCAGCTGGGATCGCATCAGCATCTTCAACAACGCGGCGTACCATGACGTGCACCACCAGTTGCGTGGTGGTAACTGCAACTACTCTCAGCTCTTCTTCGTCGTGTGGGACAGGATTTTTGGGACCTACATGCCCTTCCTCATCGAGGAGGACAAACAAGGAATGCTCCATGTCCGGGCACCCGGCCTTGACTACAGGAGAGGAAGCAACAAGCAGCAGTAA
- the LOC8085187 gene encoding sphinganine C4-monooxygenase 1, giving the protein MELLLLSDEVLAVVVPIVVYWAYCGLHAMLGQSRYLTKYRLHPSSHEDSKNHVSKRQVISNVLTLQIVQVVTVTMVMMFKGKEESGSSSTKTTSYLKLASQIIVGMVWFDLWQFGTHRILHANRFLYRNLHSWHHRLVVTYSFGALYGHPLESFVTDTVGGTTAFLVSGMSPRASIFFFSLCTVKVIDNHCGMSLLPSWDRISIFNNAAYHDVHHQLRGGNCNYSQLFFVVWDRIFGTYMPFLIEEDKQGMLHVRAPGLDYRRPSNKQQ; this is encoded by the exons ATGGAGCTACTACTACTCTCTGACGAAGTTTTGGCCGTCGTGGTGCCCATCGTGGTGTATTGGGCGTATTGTGGCCTGCATGCAATGCTTGGGCAGTCTAGGTATCTGACCAAATACAGGCTGCATCCAAGCAGCCATGAAGACAGCAAGAACCATGTGTCGAAGCGACAAGTTATCAGCAACGTCCTCACTCTGCAGATCGTACAGGTTGTCACGGTCACCATGGTGATGATGTTCAAG GGCAAAGAAGAGAGCGGCAGCAGCAGTACGAAGACGACCTCGTATCTGAAGTTAGCCAGCCAAATCATAGTGGGCATGGTCTGGTTCGACTTGTGGCAGTTCGGGACGCACCGAATCCTGCACGCCAACAGGTTCCTCTACCGGAACCTCCACTCATGGCACCACCGTCTCGTGGTTACCTACTCCTTCGGAGCTCTGTATGGACACCCCCTTGAGAGCTTCGTCACTGACACCGTCGGTGGTACGACCGCCTTCCTGGTGTCCGGCATGTCGCCGAGGGcttccatcttcttcttctcgctCTGCACCGTCAAGGTCATCGACAACCACTGCGGCATGTCGCTGCTGCCCAGCTGGGATCGCATCAGCATCTTCAACAACGCGGCGTACCATGACGTGCACCACCAGTTGCGTGGTGGTAACTGCAACTACTCTCAGCTCTTCTTCGTCGTGTGGGACAGGATTTTTGGGACCTACATGCCCTTCCTCATCGAGGAGGACAAACAAGGAATGCTCCATGTCCGGGCGCCTGGCCTTGACTACAGGAGACCAAGCAACAAGCAGCAATAA
- the LOC8085188 gene encoding uncharacterized protein LOC8085188: protein MAAQERSVVLPVRALDGRATSVRLPATASVRDLKAALRVCFPPAQAAPAFHLFLRGGKLLLDAKLANLSLARGEFVSLIPFTAKPAAPPTASANPNPRAGPAVFPAAKRSKLSSSSMWRGEDVYAKIARVPVHDPASPSFYCHGVEPLDPARMVEHLKQGIGKHGQIRHVQEIPGREASLCPLPSHLSQRTRDALRTIGVTRLYSHQAQAINAAASASGKSKHVVVSTSTSSGKSLCYNVPVLESISRPAAASCALYIFPTKALAQDQLKTLLGMMKGADGGDLGDGVVSIYDGDTPMKDRARIRDGARLLITNPDMLHVSILPCHAQFRRILSNLEYVVVDEAHSYRGAFGCHTALILRRLKRVCADVYGSHPTFISCTATLANPREHVTELAGLEGDEVELVQNDGSPCGPKHFLLWNPSVSRQGRCPSAAQEVSHLFAEMVQHGLRCIAFCKTRKLCEAVLARAREILEKTSAELADSICVYRGGYVAEDRRRIEAGLFGGTLRGVAATNALELGIDVGGIDATLHLGFPGSMASLWQQAGRSGRRSKPSIAIYVGLDGAVDQYFMSFPHKLFGKPVEHCHVDARNRKVLGQHLACAALEKPLCPEHDERHFGPGMDAVMATLRDQGHLTNTSNSLDHHSGVWKYVGPDKNPARTVSIRAIEHDRYKVVDKQGYRRVLEEIEESKAFFQVHEGAVYMHQGVSYLVEKLDLSSRTAYCRAAPDLKYYTRVHDVTEINILQVDGNGDGIATGDENASSSSRGRARSSDCRVTTEWVRFDRIWRSNDQMSDSIELNLPPYSFHTQAVWVSVPVAVKAAVEQRGLGFDGGVHAASHALLSVLPLRMICAASDLGTRCAAAAASGGGSGSGAPGDGGDSAPGVLLLYDKHPGGIGLAAQVERLFGELLVAALQLVSACGCAGADGCPSCVQSFACSGHNRNLDKQAAVMILRGVIENESGGCGGSRRR, encoded by the coding sequence ATGGCGGCACAGGAGCGCTCCGTGGTCCTCCCCGTGCGCGCGCTCGACGGCCGCGCCACGTCCGTGCGCCTGCCCGCCACGGCCTCCGTGCGGGACCTCAAGGCGGCGCTGCGTGTCTGCTTCCCGCCCGCGCAGGCCGCACCGGCCTTCCACCTCTTCCTCCGCGGCGGCAAGCTCCTCCTGGACGCCAAGCTCGCCAACCTCTCACTCGCCCGCGGCGAGTTCGTGTCCCTCATCCCCTTCACCGCCAAGCCCGCCGCGCCGCCGACGGCGAGCGCCAATCCGAACCCACGTGCCGGCCCCGCCGTGTTCCCCGCGGCCAAAAGGAGTAAGCTTTCTTCGTCCTCGATGTGGCGAGGGGAGGATGTGTACGCCAAGATCGCCAGGGTGCCCGTCCACGACCCGGCCTCGCCGTCCTTCTACTGCCACGGCGTGGAGCCGCTGGACCCTGCTCGGATGGTGGAGCACCTCAAGCAGGGGATCGGGAAGCACGGCCAGATCAGGCATGTCCAGGAGATCCCCGGCCGGGAGGCGTCCTTGTGCCCGCTCCCGTCTCACCTCTCGCAGCGCACCAGGGACGCGCTCAGGACCATCGGAGTGACGAGGCTGTACAGCCACCAGGCCCAGGCCATCaatgccgccgcctccgcctccggcaAGAGCAAGCACGTGGTGGTGTCCACCTCCACGTCCAGCGGCAAGTCCCTGTGCTACAACGTCCCCGTGCTGGAGTCCATCTCGCGTCCCGCCGCGGCGTCGTGCGCGCTCTACATCTTCCCGACCAAGGCGCTGGCGCAGGACCAGCTCAAGACGCTGCTGGGGATGATGAAGGGCGCCGACGGCGGCGATCTCGGCGACGGCGTCGTCAGCATCTACGACGGCGACACCCCGATGAAAGACCGCGCGAGGATCAGGGACGGCGCGAGGCTGCTCATCACCAACCCGGACATGCTGCACGTCTCGATCCTGCCGTGCCACGCGCAGTTCCGGCGGATCCTGTCCAACCTCGAgtacgtcgtcgtcgacgaggcgcacTCCTACAGGGGCGCCTTCGGCTGCCACACCGCGCTCATCCTCCGGCGGCTGAAGCGCGTCTGCGCGGACGTGTACGGGAGCCACCCGACCTTCATATCCTGCACGGCGACACTGGCGAACCCCCGGGAGCACGTCACGGAGCTCGCCGGCCTGGAAGGCGACGAGGTCGAGCTCGTCCAGAACGACGGCAGCCCGTGCGGGCCCAAGCACTTCCTCCTGTGGAACCCGTCGGTGTCGAGGCAAGGGAGGTGCCCGAGCGCAGCACAGGAGGTCTCCCACCTCTTCGCCGAGATGGTCCAGCACGGGCTCCGGTGCATCGCCTTCTGCAAGACGAGGAAGCTCTGCGAGGCCGTGCTGGCGCGGGCGCGCGAGATCCTCGAGAAGACCTCGGCGGAGCTCGCGGACTCCATCTGCGTCTACCGCGGCGGCTACGTCGCCGAGGACCGGAGGAGGATCGAGGCCGGGCTCTTCGGCGGGACGCTCCGCGGCGTGGCGGCGACGAACGCTCTCGAGCTCGGGATCGACGTCGGCGGCATCGACGCGACGCTGCACCTCGGGTTCCCGGGGAGCATGGCGAGCCTGTGGCAGCAGGCGGGCCGATCCGGGCGGAGGTCGAAGCCGTCCATCGCCATCTACGTCGGCCTCGACGGCGCGGTGGACCAGTACTTCATGAGCTTCCCGCACAAGCTCTTCGGCAAGCCGGTGGAGCACTGCCATGTCGACGCGCGCAACCGCAAGGTCCTGGGGCAGCACCTCGCCTGCGCTGCTCTCGAGAAGCCGCTGTGCCCGGAGCACGACGAGAGGCACTTCGGTCCCGGCATGGACGCTGTCATGGCGACCCTGCGAGATCAGGGCCACCTGACGAACACCAGCAACAGTCTGGATCATCATTCAGGCGTGTGGAAGTACGTCGGGCCTGACAAGAACCCTGCTCGCACGGTGAGCATACGAGCGATCGAGCACGACAGGTACAAGGTGGTCGACAAGCAGGGCTACCGGCGGGTGCTGGAGGAGATCGAGGAGAGCAAGGCTTTCTTCCAGGTGCACGAAGGCGCCGTGTACATGCACCAAGGTGTcagctacttggtggagaagcTCGATCTGTCGTCGAGGACGGCGTACTGCCGAGCAGCACCTGATCTCAAGTACTACACCAGAGTTCACGACGTCACCGAGATCAACATCCTCCAAGTCGACGGCAATGGCGATGGAATTGCTACCGGTGATGAaaatgcatcatcatcatccagaGGCAGAGCTCGATCAAGCGATTGCAGGGTGACGACGGAATGGGTGAGGTTCGACAGGATATGGAGATCGAACGACCAGATGTCCGACAGCATCGAGCTGAACCTGCCTCCGTACTCCTTCCACACACAGGCGGTCTGGGTGAGCGTTCCCGTAGCGGTGAAGGCGGCcgtggagcagagaggcctgggGTTCGACGGCGGCGTGCACGCGGCGTCGCACGCGCTGCTCAGCGTCCTGCCGCTGCGCATGATTTGCGCCGCCTCCGACCTCGGGACGcggtgcgccgccgccgcggcgagcgGAGGCGGGAGCGGGAGCGGAGCTCCGGGTGATGGTGGTGATAGCGCGCCCGGGGTCCTGCTGCTGTACGACAAGCACCCCGGCGGCATCGGCCTGGCGGCGCAGGTGGAGCGCCTCTTCGGCGAGCTGCTGGTGGCGGCCCTGCAGCTCGTCTCGGCGTGCGGCTGCGCCGGCGCGGATGGATGCCCGAGCTGCGTGCAGTCGTTCGCGTGCAGCGGGCACAACAGGAACCTGGATAAGCAGGCGGCGGTCATGATTCTCAGGGGAGTGATTGAGAACGAGAGCGGCGGCTGCGGCGGTTCTCGGCGGAGGTGA
- the LOC8085189 gene encoding protein FAM32A-like produces the protein MSEYQNVVGGRLKLKGKALDVKEGGVKKKKKKKHQLEESSQIEHDELQKGRNSDLPTDPNNELVEADKMGDEEGNPHPDYDHLTPAERRYMEQKQKIDMHKMAKVANKSHRDRIQDFNQYLANLSEHYDIPKVGPG, from the exons ATGTCGGAATACCAGAACGTTGTTGGGGGGAGGCTGAAGCTGAAGGGTAAAGCGCTGGACGTGAAGGAAGGTGGagtcaagaaaaagaaaaagaagaagcatCAGCTTGAGGAGTCGTCTCAGATTGAGCATGATGAGCTCCAgaaag GCAGAAACTCTGATTTACCAACTGATCCCAACAATGAGCTGGTTGAAGCTGACAAGATGGGAGATGAAGAAGGGAATCCACATCCTGACTATGACCATCTCACACCAGCAGAGCGACGCTACATGGAACAGAAGCAGAAGATTGACATGCACAAGATGGCCAAAGTTGCCAACAAGTCGCACAGGGACCGCATCCAGGACTTCAACCAGTATCTGGCAAACCTCAGCGAGCACTACGACATCCCCAAAGTTGGCCCTGGCTAA